A window of Novosphingobium terrae contains these coding sequences:
- a CDS encoding CehA/McbA family metallohydrolase, protein MGKRFASAFLALSCAFGLSVATAGAQAPATSAADAGAPWRVLEGDLGHDRFEHYTELPFDLPPGVTRVTIRFTYDRAQHSVIDLGLRDPQRFRGWGGGAHDHMTLSTEDATQGYLPGPLPAGHWNLILGAPNIRPGAKAHYQAQIFIERKPTITEFADAPLSSHPGWYRGDLHMHSGDSDGHCRSQAGKSVSCPVYRVVETAAARGLDFIALTDHNSTAHFNALRELQPAFDKLLLVPGREITTFWGHSNVFGPTDVLDFRMGSPHWDQARRWIDAAHAEGGIVSINHPGAPSGEICMGCGWRVDDLPQGVADAVEVVNGGTMRETGAADSPLQGFAYWNRLLKSGAHVTGIGGSDSHEADRPLTEAGALGMPTTVVYMPELSVHGLLAGLRSGRVFIDVESTHDRILNLTAKAGPQQAEMGGTLRLRAGDSADLAVEVKGVSSGTLQLIVDGESDGARRVAFAGDASLSLSPWRADGRAHWLRADVRDAQGRLLLVGNPIYIAAAR, encoded by the coding sequence ATGGGTAAGCGCTTCGCATCCGCCTTTCTCGCTTTGTCCTGCGCCTTTGGCCTGTCGGTTGCGACAGCCGGGGCGCAGGCCCCCGCAACCTCAGCGGCGGATGCGGGCGCGCCATGGCGGGTTCTCGAAGGAGACCTCGGCCATGATCGCTTCGAACATTACACCGAACTGCCCTTCGACCTGCCCCCCGGCGTCACGCGCGTCACCATCCGCTTCACCTATGATCGCGCCCAGCACAGCGTGATCGATCTGGGCCTGCGCGATCCGCAAAGGTTTCGCGGCTGGGGCGGCGGCGCGCATGACCATATGACACTGAGCACCGAGGATGCCACACAGGGCTATCTGCCCGGCCCCCTGCCCGCCGGGCACTGGAACCTGATCCTTGGCGCCCCCAACATCCGCCCGGGCGCAAAGGCGCATTATCAGGCGCAGATCTTTATCGAGCGCAAGCCGACCATCACCGAATTCGCCGATGCCCCGCTCTCCAGCCACCCCGGCTGGTATCGCGGCGATCTGCATATGCACAGCGGCGACAGCGACGGCCATTGCCGGTCGCAAGCGGGCAAAAGCGTCTCCTGCCCGGTCTATAGGGTGGTGGAAACCGCCGCCGCGCGCGGTCTCGATTTTATCGCGCTGACCGATCACAACAGCACCGCGCATTTCAACGCTTTGCGCGAACTCCAGCCCGCTTTCGACAAGCTGCTGCTGGTGCCCGGGCGAGAGATCACCACCTTCTGGGGCCACAGCAATGTCTTCGGCCCCACCGATGTCCTCGATTTCCGCATGGGCTCGCCCCATTGGGATCAGGCACGCCGCTGGATCGACGCCGCCCATGCCGAGGGCGGCATCGTCTCGATCAACCACCCCGGCGCGCCCTCGGGCGAGATCTGTATGGGCTGCGGCTGGCGGGTGGACGACTTGCCGCAGGGCGTGGCCGATGCCGTCGAGGTGGTCAATGGCGGCACCATGCGCGAGACCGGCGCGGCGGACAGCCCACTGCAAGGCTTCGCTTACTGGAACCGCCTGCTGAAAAGCGGCGCACATGTCACCGGCATCGGCGGCAGCGACAGCCATGAGGCCGATCGCCCGCTCACCGAAGCCGGCGCTTTGGGCATGCCCACCACCGTCGTCTACATGCCCGAGCTTTCGGTCCATGGCCTGCTGGCCGGGCTCCGCAGCGGGCGGGTGTTTATCGATGTGGAGAGCACGCACGATCGCATCCTCAACCTGACCGCCAAAGCGGGCCCACAGCAGGCCGAGATGGGCGGCACGCTGCGCCTGCGCGCGGGCGACAGCGCCGATCTGGCGGTGGAGGTGAAAGGGGTGAGCAGCGGCACGCTGCAGCTGATCGTCGATGGGGAAAGCGACGGGGCCCGTCGGGTCGCGTTCGCGGGCGATGCGTCACTTTCCCTGTCGCCATGGCGCGCCGATGGGCGGGCGCATTGGCTGCGCGCCGATGTGCGGGATGCGCAGGGGCGCCTGCTGCTGGTGGGCAATCCGATCTACATCGCCGCAGCCCGGTGA
- a CDS encoding DUF5690 family protein — translation MLQPLLSTLPLSTAPAAERRHAPGQWLAQLPPIAFGLYAGLMAFGVYFAMYAFRKPFTVGDFGALTIWGVDYKIVLVIAQVVGYALSKMIGVKIIAELPAHRRVLGILAQIGLAELALVGFALFPAPWNAACLFVNGLALGMIWGMVFAFVEGRRQSELITAILCASFILSSGVVKSVGEGLLLRGISAFWMPALTGAIFAPVLLACLYGLAILPAPTAQDIAERVERTPMDAAARARLWQRYALGLSGLILLYIMLTALRDFRDNFSAEIWREAGLGRQADIFAWTELPVSLAVLGALAALMGFRDNRRALTANFMLMGFGLALAGGSSLGFAAHLLGPVAWMILLGAGLYLAYTPFNGILFDRLVATGGTPGNAGFLIYVADAFGYGGTVALLLLRNLPRLQLGWTHFLMTVSLITSALGMALLVAAWFYFDRRMTA, via the coding sequence GTGCTCCAGCCTCTGCTTTCCACCCTGCCGCTCAGCACAGCCCCGGCCGCTGAGCGGCGCCATGCGCCCGGCCAATGGCTCGCGCAATTGCCGCCGATTGCCTTTGGCCTTTATGCCGGGCTGATGGCCTTTGGCGTCTATTTCGCCATGTATGCCTTTCGCAAACCCTTCACCGTGGGCGATTTCGGCGCGCTGACCATCTGGGGCGTCGATTACAAGATCGTGCTCGTGATCGCGCAGGTGGTGGGTTACGCCCTGTCCAAGATGATCGGGGTGAAGATCATCGCCGAACTGCCGGCGCACCGCCGCGTGCTGGGCATTCTGGCGCAGATCGGCCTGGCGGAGCTGGCGCTGGTGGGTTTCGCGCTGTTTCCGGCGCCGTGGAACGCGGCCTGTCTCTTCGTCAACGGGCTGGCGCTGGGCATGATCTGGGGCATGGTCTTCGCCTTTGTCGAGGGGCGGCGCCAGTCGGAGCTGATCACCGCCATCCTCTGCGCCAGCTTCATCCTGTCTTCCGGCGTGGTCAAATCGGTGGGCGAAGGGCTGCTGCTGCGCGGCATCAGCGCCTTCTGGATGCCCGCGTTGACCGGAGCGATCTTCGCGCCGGTGCTGCTGGCCTGCCTTTACGGCCTGGCGATCCTGCCTGCCCCCACCGCTCAGGACATCGCCGAACGCGTCGAGCGTACCCCCATGGATGCCGCCGCCCGCGCCCGCCTGTGGCAGCGCTATGCGCTGGGGCTGAGCGGCCTGATCCTGCTCTACATCATGCTGACGGCCCTGCGCGATTTCCGCGATAATTTCTCTGCCGAGATCTGGCGCGAGGCCGGTCTGGGCCGCCAGGCCGACATCTTCGCCTGGACCGAGCTGCCCGTCAGCCTGGCGGTGCTGGGCGCGCTGGCGGCGCTGATGGGCTTTCGCGACAACCGCCGCGCGCTGACGGCCAATTTCATGCTGATGGGCTTTGGCCTTGCTTTGGCGGGCGGGTCCTCGCTGGGGTTTGCCGCGCATCTGCTGGGGCCGGTGGCCTGGATGATCCTGCTCGGCGCGGGGCTCTATCTGGCCTATACACCCTTCAACGGCATTCTGTTCGACCGGCTGGTGGCCACGGGCGGCACGCCGGGCAATGCCGGTTTCCTGATCTATGTCGCCGATGCCTTCGGCTATGGCGGCACGGTGGCGCTGCTGCTGCTGCGCAACCTGCCCAGGCTTCAGCTGGGCTGGACGCATTTTCTGATGACCGTCAGCCTGATCACCAGCGCGCTGGGCATGGCGCTGCTGGTCGCGGCATGGTTCTATTTCGATCGACGGATGACAGCATGA
- a CDS encoding TauD/TfdA family dioxygenase, with protein sequence MITLHDFDATGARFADSAGTLHALSTPDLLALAEEGRDPRSLQRVPGFLRPHGALLACEAGAKFWQLRFADGSRATLAVASLARMLEPVAAQVPRQAWRNDTPPPQSHDYHAVLHDPAARLACLRQVLSHGYTRLTDVPTMPGTVETFLASFGPVRETNYGRLFDVKVQPDPANLADSALALLPHTDNPYRVTPPDLQLLHALDTPDEGGETWLVDGLALVEHLRTEAPQAFALLTTVPVRFAWQSADWRLATVEPVIALAPDGSLLRLRINSRSLDRPVEADAARRAAWWAAWEQLEACLADPAFAQTFALRSGEMVLMDNRRLLHGRSAFTAHGARHLQGAYADIDGLTSQVSVLAEGLAGQAVARVEELFLAPVMAGTYGEAITIRDHMLQAAEIAARQGLGEEAVAAALLHDIGWTMAAPHETSGADWLEPMFGAGVAGPVRHHVAAKRYLVARQPAYRDRLSEASIATLQQQGGPMDEEECAAFEAMQGHDIALAVRHADDAGKETPPPQTSWADYTPLLHRLALRHLLTA encoded by the coding sequence ATGATCACCCTGCATGATTTCGACGCCACTGGCGCCCGCTTTGCCGACAGCGCGGGCACCCTCCATGCCCTGTCGACCCCCGACCTGCTGGCACTGGCCGAGGAGGGGCGCGATCCGCGATCGCTGCAACGCGTGCCTGGCTTCTTGCGCCCGCACGGCGCGCTGCTGGCCTGCGAAGCGGGCGCAAAATTCTGGCAGCTCCGTTTTGCCGATGGATCGCGGGCCACCCTTGCCGTGGCAAGTCTGGCCCGCATGCTGGAGCCCGTTGCCGCGCAGGTTCCCCGGCAGGCATGGCGCAACGACACGCCGCCGCCCCAATCGCATGACTATCACGCGGTCCTGCATGATCCCGCCGCGCGTCTGGCCTGCCTGCGACAGGTCCTTTCGCATGGTTACACCCGCCTGACCGATGTGCCCACCATGCCCGGCACCGTCGAGACCTTCCTCGCCAGCTTCGGCCCGGTGCGTGAGACCAATTACGGGCGCCTCTTCGATGTAAAGGTTCAGCCCGATCCGGCCAATCTGGCCGACAGCGCGCTGGCGCTGCTGCCTCATACCGACAATCCCTATCGCGTCACCCCGCCCGATCTGCAGCTGCTCCACGCCCTCGACACGCCCGATGAAGGCGGCGAAACATGGCTGGTCGACGGGCTGGCGCTGGTCGAGCATCTGCGCACCGAAGCGCCCCAAGCCTTCGCTCTGCTCACCACCGTGCCGGTGCGCTTCGCCTGGCAGAGTGCCGACTGGCGCCTTGCCACGGTCGAGCCGGTGATCGCCCTCGCCCCCGATGGCAGCCTGCTGCGGCTACGGATCAACTCCCGCTCGCTCGACCGGCCTGTCGAAGCCGATGCCGCACGCCGCGCCGCATGGTGGGCGGCATGGGAGCAACTGGAGGCCTGCCTCGCCGATCCGGCCTTCGCGCAGACCTTCGCCCTGCGCAGCGGCGAAATGGTGCTGATGGACAACCGCCGCTTGCTGCATGGGCGCTCCGCCTTCACCGCCCATGGCGCGCGGCACCTTCAGGGTGCCTATGCCGATATCGACGGGCTGACCTCACAGGTTTCCGTGCTGGCCGAAGGGCTGGCCGGGCAGGCCGTGGCCCGGGTCGAAGAACTTTTCCTCGCCCCCGTCATGGCGGGCACCTATGGCGAGGCCATCACCATCCGCGACCATATGCTGCAAGCCGCCGAGATCGCCGCCCGCCAGGGCCTTGGTGAGGAGGCCGTCGCCGCCGCCCTGCTGCATGATATCGGCTGGACGATGGCCGCGCCGCATGAAACCAGCGGCGCGGACTGGCTGGAACCGATGTTCGGCGCCGGCGTGGCCGGGCCGGTGCGCCACCATGTCGCGGCCAAGCGCTATCTGGTGGCGCGCCAGCCTGCCTATCGTGACCGCCTGTCTGAGGCCTCGATCGCCACCTTGCAGCAACAGGGCGGCCCCATGGACGAGGAAGAATGCGCCGCTTTCGAAGCGATGCAAGGCCATGACATCGCGCTGGCCGTACGCCATGCCGACGATGCCGGCAAGGAAACGCCCCCGCCCCAAACCAGCTGGGCAGATTACACACCCTTGCTCCATCGGCTGGCGCTGCGGCACCTGCTGACCGCTTAG
- a CDS encoding Calx-beta domain-containing protein yields MPTSVFINEFHYDNVNTDSGEAIEIAGIPGTDLTGWTIVLYNGGTTAAAAAAAVTYGTVQTLSGVLVDNGSGLGTMMVTYAQDGLQNGSPDGFALVNAQGQVVQFLSYEGVLTAANGPAAGMTSTDVIQQESNATPVGTSLQLTGSGSYYEDFTWAPTAASTYNKINNGQTYTAPTGTGTPTPSATLSIAAVTASANEGAPGDNTPFTFTVTRSDGTGTASVHYAVTGAATNGANTADFGGLLPSGTVSFADGETQKTITVIVTGDHLAENDEGFVVTLSNPQNAAIATGSASATILNDDHAGALSIANASVLEGNSGSTDLHFTVTRAGGSDGQVSATYTVNLNGTATADDLTGATTGTVTFADGATTADVVVHVQGDTAYEPDETFGITLSAPTGGATIAQATATGTILNDDAPPAAGAISIADASIVEGNSGIQSMEFVLTRDSGSTGAITVDYSLALGTASAADLDPNQAYSGTITFAAGQTTATLLVGIVGDTTIEPNETFTVNLSNATGGAVITDAQAVGTIVDNDPTSVVFINELHYDNVGTDIGEAIELAGPAGTDLTGWTLVLYNGGSGLAYSTRTLSGVIPDQDHGYGTMTFAYASNGIQNGSPSGMALVDASGHVVQFLSYEGTMTAKDGAAKDMTSTDIGVSETSVTNGYSLQLSGTGSNYGDFTWQNAAQNTFGTMPAAGSGGTGAINTGQSFLPATGTSYFGVTDTKINEGNSGVTPLTFTVTRAGGSAAAASVDYHIDLGTVSLDDITATPLSGTLTFGVGEVAKTITIGVIGDTVGENNETLSLTLSNPVGDAQINQATATGTILNDDPIELAIYQIQGAAHTSPVVGQTVSTTGIVTAVSGTSFWIQDPTSHRETGASDAIQVFVGSAPTVAVGDAVQVSGVVTEFQPAAGSLTVTEINTPTVTVVSHDNALPAAIVIGVDGILPPTNVIDDDGMTSYDPQHDGIDFYESLEGMLVTVETPIVVGPTDGKNTYVVASAGEGATNMNDRGGITLSGTDAAPERIEIYADNTVLPGYVPNHTLGDILNNVTGILTYYNSPELLPTQAVTTLVDKETTQEVTALKGDADHLSIASFNMENADPTDPQAKFDAIGKEVVNNLGSPDIIGAQEIQDADGAGSGSDLSGAATAQKVIDAIVAAGGPTYVYVEIAPTVAGSTGGEPGGNIRNGFFYNPERVTYVEGSAELVPGAAFTGSRSPLAAEFQFNGQTVTVIDVHSTSRGGSESAWGADQPATQAGDSSRTAQAEAIKAYTDALQAADPSTKMVILGDFNGYYYENALSTFTKDGSFTNLYSLLPEEERYSYLYEGASQAFDNILVSNNLTNGAAFDAVHVNAEQTVQVITDHDQVVATIYLPTATTTPTNTAPTDITLTNASVAENLPAGTVVGTAAAVDAEGGAMVYALTDNAKGLFAIDAATGVITTTAALDHEALASANITISATDSGGLSFTKTIAILVSDVNEAPARVTISNATVVENSVGGTVIGTLDGHDPDAGSTLTYALATADSRFVIEGNTLLVAAGANIDYEAQHSISLDITATDQGGLHTTSTITLAVQDVAESFGGTSGSDTILGDAGNNVIDAGAGDDVVSPGLGVDTITLGAGADTVRGLLAELLGDTITDFGKEDRIQIQNSDFHRSDFTVSGTGASTTLGFGGGSMALTGGLSGGDVMVAHSGNDTVVTFHAYLAALTENTAVSSSAINGITNQAYLSGDTSTAFTVNVEAMSGAAYHNTVGVYEVDTATGQISDVRIIAADAKNAASAISVTGVEAGHQLGFFLVQDGASTLGSALSSTNLSIVSQNGHLALANNGTAISGATTFFSTSAAANVDGMQHVLSGVASDGSGTIRIGFEDLLRSGSQSDDDFQDVVLHVTAVPQAHAAALETAVLHG; encoded by the coding sequence ATGCCTACGTCGGTTTTCATCAATGAGTTCCATTACGACAACGTCAACACCGATTCCGGCGAAGCGATTGAAATCGCCGGCATCCCCGGCACCGACCTGACGGGCTGGACCATCGTCCTCTACAATGGTGGTACCACCGCTGCCGCTGCTGCTGCAGCCGTGACTTATGGCACCGTCCAGACTCTGTCTGGCGTGCTGGTCGACAATGGCAGCGGGCTGGGCACGATGATGGTCACCTACGCGCAAGACGGTTTGCAGAACGGTTCGCCCGATGGTTTCGCGCTGGTCAATGCGCAGGGCCAGGTGGTGCAGTTCCTCTCCTATGAAGGCGTGCTGACGGCTGCCAACGGCCCCGCCGCCGGGATGACCAGCACCGATGTCATCCAGCAGGAAAGCAATGCCACGCCTGTCGGCACCTCACTGCAGCTGACCGGCAGCGGCAGCTATTACGAGGACTTCACCTGGGCCCCCACGGCTGCCAGCACCTACAACAAGATCAACAACGGGCAGACCTACACCGCCCCCACGGGCACCGGCACACCGACGCCCAGCGCCACGCTCTCCATCGCCGCCGTTACCGCCAGCGCGAATGAGGGCGCTCCGGGCGACAACACCCCGTTCACCTTCACCGTCACCCGCAGCGATGGCACCGGCACCGCCAGCGTTCACTATGCCGTCACCGGCGCGGCCACCAACGGCGCCAATACCGCCGATTTCGGTGGCTTGTTGCCTTCTGGCACCGTGTCCTTCGCCGATGGCGAAACGCAAAAAACCATCACCGTCATCGTCACCGGCGACCATCTCGCGGAAAATGACGAGGGCTTCGTGGTGACGCTCAGCAATCCGCAGAACGCCGCCATTGCCACCGGCTCGGCCAGCGCTACGATCCTCAACGACGATCACGCCGGGGCGCTCTCCATCGCCAACGCCAGCGTGCTGGAAGGCAACAGCGGCAGCACCGATCTGCATTTCACCGTCACCCGCGCGGGCGGCAGCGATGGCCAGGTCTCGGCCACCTACACCGTCAACCTCAACGGCACTGCCACGGCGGATGACCTGACTGGTGCCACCACCGGCACCGTCACCTTCGCCGATGGCGCCACCACCGCCGATGTGGTGGTGCATGTGCAGGGCGACACCGCCTATGAGCCCGACGAAACCTTCGGCATCACGCTGAGCGCCCCCACCGGCGGCGCCACCATCGCTCAGGCCACCGCCACCGGCACGATCCTGAATGACGATGCCCCCCCGGCAGCAGGCGCGATCTCCATCGCCGACGCCTCGATCGTGGAAGGCAACAGCGGCATCCAGTCGATGGAATTCGTGCTGACGCGTGACAGCGGCAGCACCGGCGCTATCACCGTGGATTACTCGCTAGCGCTGGGCACGGCGAGCGCCGCCGATCTCGATCCGAATCAGGCCTATAGCGGCACGATCACCTTCGCCGCCGGTCAGACCACCGCCACGCTGCTGGTGGGCATCGTGGGTGACACCACCATCGAGCCCAACGAGACCTTCACCGTCAACCTGTCCAACGCCACCGGCGGTGCGGTGATCACCGACGCGCAGGCCGTGGGCACCATCGTCGACAATGACCCCACCAGCGTGGTCTTCATCAACGAGCTGCATTACGACAATGTCGGCACCGACATCGGCGAGGCCATCGAGCTGGCAGGCCCGGCAGGCACCGATCTGACGGGCTGGACGCTGGTGCTCTACAACGGCGGCAGCGGTCTGGCCTACAGCACCCGCACCCTGTCCGGTGTGATCCCCGATCAGGATCACGGCTATGGCACGATGACCTTCGCCTATGCCAGCAACGGCATCCAGAACGGTTCGCCCAGCGGCATGGCTCTGGTCGATGCCAGCGGCCATGTGGTGCAGTTCCTGTCCTATGAAGGCACGATGACCGCCAAGGACGGCGCGGCCAAGGATATGACCAGCACTGACATCGGCGTGTCGGAAACCTCGGTCACCAATGGCTATTCGCTCCAGCTGTCGGGCACGGGCTCGAACTATGGCGATTTCACCTGGCAGAATGCCGCGCAGAACACCTTCGGGACCATGCCTGCCGCGGGCTCCGGCGGCACCGGCGCGATCAACACCGGCCAGAGCTTCCTGCCCGCCACCGGCACCAGCTATTTCGGCGTCACCGACACGAAGATCAACGAGGGCAACAGCGGCGTCACCCCGCTGACCTTCACCGTCACCCGTGCTGGCGGCTCGGCTGCGGCGGCCAGCGTCGACTATCATATCGATCTGGGCACGGTGTCGCTTGATGACATCACCGCAACCCCGCTTTCGGGCACGCTGACATTCGGCGTGGGCGAAGTGGCCAAGACCATCACCATCGGCGTGATCGGCGACACGGTGGGCGAAAACAATGAAACCCTCTCGCTGACGCTGAGCAATCCGGTCGGCGATGCGCAGATCAACCAGGCCACCGCCACCGGCACGATCCTGAACGATGATCCCATCGAGCTGGCGATCTACCAGATTCAGGGGGCGGCCCATACTTCCCCGGTGGTCGGCCAGACGGTCAGCACCACCGGCATCGTTACGGCGGTGAGCGGCACCAGCTTCTGGATTCAGGACCCGACCAGCCACCGCGAAACCGGCGCTTCGGATGCCATTCAGGTCTTTGTGGGCAGCGCTCCCACCGTCGCCGTGGGCGATGCGGTGCAGGTTTCGGGCGTCGTCACCGAATTCCAGCCTGCGGCCGGTTCGCTGACAGTCACCGAGATCAACACCCCAACCGTCACCGTGGTCTCGCATGACAATGCCCTGCCCGCCGCCATCGTGATCGGCGTGGACGGCATTCTGCCCCCCACCAATGTCATCGATGACGATGGCATGACCTCCTATGACCCGCAGCACGACGGCATCGACTTCTACGAATCGCTCGAAGGCATGCTGGTGACGGTGGAAACGCCGATCGTGGTCGGGCCGACAGATGGCAAGAACACCTATGTCGTCGCCTCGGCGGGCGAGGGCGCGACCAATATGAACGATCGCGGCGGCATCACCCTGTCGGGCACCGATGCCGCGCCCGAGCGCATCGAGATCTATGCCGACAACACCGTGCTGCCCGGCTATGTGCCCAACCACACGCTGGGCGACATTCTCAACAATGTCACCGGCATCCTCACCTATTACAACTCGCCCGAACTGCTGCCCACGCAGGCTGTCACCACGCTGGTCGACAAGGAAACCACGCAGGAGGTGACCGCGCTGAAGGGCGACGCCGATCACCTCTCCATCGCCAGCTTCAACATGGAAAATGCTGATCCCACCGATCCGCAGGCCAAGTTCGACGCCATCGGCAAGGAGGTGGTCAACAATCTGGGCTCGCCCGACATCATCGGCGCTCAGGAAATTCAGGATGCCGATGGTGCAGGCAGCGGCAGCGACCTGTCGGGCGCGGCCACGGCCCAGAAGGTGATCGACGCCATCGTGGCGGCGGGCGGCCCCACCTATGTCTATGTGGAAATCGCTCCCACCGTGGCAGGCAGCACCGGCGGCGAGCCGGGCGGCAACATCCGCAACGGCTTCTTCTACAACCCCGAGCGCGTCACCTATGTCGAGGGCAGCGCCGAGCTGGTGCCGGGCGCGGCCTTCACCGGCAGCCGCAGTCCGCTGGCCGCCGAATTCCAGTTCAACGGCCAGACGGTGACGGTGATCGATGTTCACTCCACCTCGCGCGGTGGTTCGGAATCGGCATGGGGTGCCGACCAGCCCGCCACGCAGGCCGGGGATTCCTCACGCACCGCTCAGGCCGAGGCGATCAAGGCCTATACCGATGCGCTGCAAGCCGCCGATCCTTCGACCAAGATGGTGATCCTGGGCGATTTCAACGGTTACTATTACGAAAACGCGCTGAGCACCTTCACCAAGGATGGCAGCTTCACCAACCTCTATTCGCTGCTGCCCGAGGAGGAGCGTTACTCCTACCTCTATGAAGGCGCTTCTCAGGCCTTCGACAACATTCTGGTCAGCAACAATCTGACCAATGGCGCCGCCTTCGACGCGGTGCATGTCAACGCCGAGCAGACTGTGCAGGTGATCACCGACCACGATCAGGTGGTGGCCACGATCTATCTGCCCACGGCCACCACCACCCCGACAAACACCGCCCCCACCGACATCACCCTGACCAATGCCAGCGTGGCGGAAAACCTGCCCGCAGGAACCGTGGTCGGCACGGCGGCGGCTGTCGATGCCGAGGGCGGCGCGATGGTCTATGCCTTGACCGACAATGCCAAGGGCCTCTTCGCCATCGATGCGGCCACGGGCGTGATCACCACCACGGCGGCGCTCGATCACGAGGCGCTGGCCAGCGCCAACATCACCATCTCGGCCACCGACAGTGGCGGGTTGAGCTTCACCAAGACCATTGCCATCCTCGTCAGCGATGTGAACGAGGCGCCGGCCCGCGTCACCATCAGCAATGCCACGGTGGTCGAAAATTCGGTCGGCGGCACGGTGATCGGCACGCTTGACGGGCATGATCCCGATGCGGGCAGCACGCTCACCTATGCGCTGGCCACCGCCGACAGCCGCTTTGTCATTGAGGGTAACACGCTGCTGGTCGCGGCGGGCGCCAACATCGATTACGAAGCGCAGCACAGCATCAGCCTGGACATCACCGCCACCGATCAGGGCGGGCTGCACACCACCTCGACCATCACGCTGGCGGTGCAGGATGTGGCCGAGAGCTTCGGCGGCACCAGCGGCAGCGATACGATCCTGGGCGATGCCGGCAACAATGTGATCGATGCGGGCGCGGGCGACGATGTGGTCAGCCCCGGCCTTGGCGTCGACACGATCACGCTGGGCGCGGGCGCCGATACGGTGCGCGGGCTGCTGGCCGAGCTGCTGGGCGACACCATCACCGATTTCGGCAAGGAAGACCGCATCCAGATCCAGAACAGTGATTTCCATCGTTCGGATTTCACCGTTTCGGGCACGGGTGCCTCCACCACGCTGGGCTTCGGCGGTGGTTCGATGGCGCTGACCGGCGGGCTGTCGGGCGGCGATGTCATGGTGGCCCATTCGGGCAATGACACGGTGGTGACCTTCCATGCCTATCTGGCCGCGCTGACCGAAAACACCGCCGTATCCAGCAGCGCGATCAACGGCATCACCAATCAGGCCTATCTGAGCGGTGACACCTCCACCGCTTTCACCGTCAATGTCGAGGCGATGAGCGGGGCTGCCTATCACAACACGGTGGGCGTCTATGAGGTCGATACCGCCACGGGCCAGATTTCGGATGTGCGGATCATCGCCGCCGATGCCAAGAATGCCGCGAGCGCGATCAGCGTCACCGGTGTAGAAGCCGGGCACCAGCTGGGCTTCTTCCTGGTGCAGGATGGCGCCAGCACGCTGGGTTCGGCGCTGAGCAGCACCAATCTGTCGATCGTCAGCCAGAACGGCCATCTGGCGCTGGCCAACAATGGCACGGCGATCAGCGGGGCGACGACCTTCTTCTCGACCTCGGCGGCGGCCAATGTCGATGGAATGCAGCATGTGCTCTCGGGCGTGGCGAGCGACGGTTCGGGCACGATCCGGATCGGCTTTGAGGATCTGCTGCGCTCCGGCTCGCAGAGCGATGACGATTTCCAGGATGTCGTGCTGCATGTGACAGCAGTGCCTCAGGCCCATGCCGCCGCGCTGGAGACGGCTGTGCTGCACGGTTGA